Proteins encoded by one window of Tunturibacter psychrotolerans:
- a CDS encoding gamma-glutamyltransferase family protein → MRRRSFIAALPLAIASVHPSIAIAQSDDRKTGASNTSLPKFQPSGDERFVRPDVHAGDRVSGASFASRSAAMGCSGAAGTAHPIATLTAIETLKRGGSAIDAAIAANACLGFLEPTSSGIGGDCYAMIWDPKLAKVVSLAGSGRSPKSLTLETARSRAKDGVLPSLGAITVSTPGALDAWWTLHQRYGKLKWAELFEPAIHLAESGVPVPQIIGYYIKRNLTAFTRPGSGVEETANAMHTWAPNGKAPNEGDVFRNPDLARTYKMIAQGGRDAYYDGPIAKTIDAYFKRIGGWLSAEDLRDQHAEWGDPLVTNYRGVDVYGMAANTQGLATLQLLNIAENFDLRNMGFQSPQSIHVQIEAKRLAYEDRARYYADPHFAKIPYEFLNSKSYAAERAKLIKLDSILTPVHPGQAPSHGDTTYFTVSDKDGIMISMIQSNFRGMGSGLVADGLGFMFQDRGELFSLQDGHPNIYAPGKRPFQTIIPGFATKDGKPWMSFGVMGGDMQPQGQAQIIINRVDYGLDIQAAGDSPRWHHEGSSQSMGEDAKGLGPTGILRLEAGVPTATRESLIALGWPMGPSDGGYGRYECIEHRMDGTDRVYSAASEMRADGCALAY, encoded by the coding sequence TTGCGCCGTCGCTCATTTATCGCCGCACTCCCGCTTGCTATCGCTTCGGTTCATCCATCCATTGCCATTGCCCAGAGCGACGACCGGAAAACAGGCGCATCGAACACTTCGCTGCCGAAGTTCCAGCCCTCAGGCGACGAGCGCTTCGTACGGCCAGACGTTCACGCCGGCGATCGCGTTTCAGGTGCCAGCTTCGCCAGCCGTTCCGCCGCGATGGGATGCTCTGGAGCCGCCGGTACAGCCCATCCCATCGCAACCTTGACTGCAATCGAAACCCTGAAGCGAGGCGGCTCCGCAATCGACGCCGCTATCGCCGCCAACGCCTGCCTCGGCTTCCTCGAGCCTACGAGTTCCGGCATCGGTGGCGACTGCTACGCAATGATCTGGGATCCAAAGCTCGCCAAGGTCGTCAGCCTAGCTGGCTCCGGTCGTTCTCCGAAATCCCTGACACTCGAGACCGCTCGCTCCCGCGCCAAAGACGGAGTTCTCCCATCACTTGGCGCAATCACGGTCTCCACCCCAGGAGCACTCGACGCCTGGTGGACCCTCCATCAGCGCTACGGAAAACTCAAGTGGGCTGAGCTCTTCGAGCCCGCGATCCATCTCGCCGAATCCGGCGTGCCTGTCCCACAGATCATCGGCTACTACATCAAGCGAAACCTCACTGCCTTCACACGCCCTGGCTCGGGAGTCGAAGAGACGGCAAACGCGATGCACACCTGGGCACCCAACGGCAAAGCTCCGAACGAGGGTGATGTCTTCCGCAATCCCGATCTCGCCCGCACGTACAAAATGATCGCCCAGGGAGGCCGCGACGCCTACTACGACGGCCCCATCGCCAAGACCATCGACGCCTACTTTAAGCGCATCGGCGGCTGGCTCTCCGCCGAAGATCTTCGCGACCAGCACGCCGAATGGGGCGACCCTCTCGTCACCAACTATCGCGGCGTCGACGTCTACGGCATGGCCGCCAATACGCAAGGTCTCGCCACTCTCCAGCTCCTCAACATCGCCGAAAACTTCGACCTCCGCAACATGGGCTTCCAGTCTCCGCAGTCTATTCACGTTCAGATCGAAGCCAAGCGCCTTGCGTACGAAGACCGCGCCCGTTACTACGCCGATCCCCACTTCGCCAAAATCCCCTACGAGTTCCTCAACTCAAAGTCCTACGCGGCCGAGCGCGCCAAACTCATCAAACTCGACAGCATCCTCACCCCCGTACATCCTGGGCAGGCTCCCAGCCACGGCGACACCACCTACTTCACTGTCTCAGACAAAGACGGCATCATGATCTCCATGATCCAGTCCAACTTCCGCGGCATGGGCTCCGGTCTCGTCGCCGACGGCCTCGGCTTCATGTTCCAGGATCGCGGCGAACTCTTCTCGCTGCAGGACGGTCACCCAAATATCTACGCCCCCGGCAAACGTCCTTTCCAAACCATCATCCCCGGCTTCGCCACCAAAGACGGCAAGCCGTGGATGTCCTTCGGTGTCATGGGCGGAGACATGCAGCCTCAGGGTCAGGCTCAGATCATCATCAACCGAGTCGACTACGGTCTGGATATTCAGGCTGCCGGCGACAGCCCTCGCTGGCACCACGAAGGCAGCTCGCAATCCATGGGCGAAGACGCCAAAGGCCTTGGCCCAACAGGTATTCTGCGACTCGAAGCCGGAGTTCCGACAGCGACCCGCGAGTCCCTCATTGCTCTAGGTTGGCCGATGGGACCCTCCGACGGCGGCTACGGACGCTATGAATGCATAGAACACCGCATGGACGGCACCGACCGCGTTTACTCTGCGGCCTCAGAGATGCGCGCCGACGGCTGCGCCCTCGCTTACTAA
- a CDS encoding sensor histidine kinase: MKSTQVTKRLLHTVVMVPLIPLLTGAIYLSHGKALTAGLIELVVVMLVAFRWGFPEAAVASVLSAACLDYFYMPPIFSLLEHDPQDWISSAIFVTVALTAGHFADRITGKALQTESERTRLEKLYLTSRDILMLDRRDEVGAQLTRLIADTFHADVVALWDAREVRMDRAGKDTVPDDEVRATYFQELCENDLVSCKFKRVLRLGTRPVGAIYLAGSSNKSCLDPRSVDAIASLSAIALERAYCFSAESNAEAAKRSEQLRSTVLDGLAHAFKTPLATIQSASSGLLEISRLEYPERELVSLIDEQATRLAKLTDQVLRTAELDEGQLKVERERLSLDQLFRDCRAQVAHSLTDHPLRTIDETWGSYVWADLRLLEMALLQMLDNASKYGSPGSPITLRVRSTDTEVVFNVQNEGSFIEPEERLRIFQRFYRSPGSQHKAPGTGIGLSVTKRIAEAHTGRVWVECESEVSTTFSFALPLINREA; encoded by the coding sequence ATGAAGTCCACGCAAGTCACCAAGCGCCTGCTGCATACCGTCGTGATGGTTCCACTTATTCCATTGCTCACAGGCGCCATCTATCTAAGTCACGGCAAAGCACTGACCGCGGGCCTTATCGAATTGGTTGTTGTGATGCTGGTCGCTTTTCGATGGGGATTTCCTGAAGCGGCAGTCGCCTCAGTATTGTCGGCCGCATGCCTTGACTACTTCTACATGCCTCCTATTTTTTCACTCCTTGAACATGATCCTCAGGACTGGATCTCATCGGCGATATTCGTCACTGTCGCTTTGACGGCTGGTCACTTTGCAGACCGGATTACGGGGAAGGCCTTACAAACTGAGAGTGAACGGACAAGACTGGAGAAGCTCTATCTGACGAGCAGGGATATTCTCATGTTGGACCGGCGTGATGAAGTGGGTGCACAACTAACACGACTGATTGCTGATACGTTTCATGCTGATGTTGTGGCCCTGTGGGACGCGCGCGAAGTGCGAATGGACCGGGCAGGGAAAGATACAGTTCCGGACGATGAAGTTCGCGCAACGTATTTTCAAGAGCTTTGTGAGAATGATCTAGTATCTTGCAAATTCAAGCGCGTGTTGAGACTGGGGACCAGGCCTGTCGGCGCAATCTACCTTGCAGGCTCTTCCAATAAGAGCTGCCTGGATCCTCGATCCGTGGATGCGATTGCTTCTCTCTCGGCGATTGCCCTGGAGAGAGCGTATTGTTTTTCCGCGGAGAGTAATGCTGAAGCTGCAAAGCGGAGCGAACAGCTGAGGTCGACCGTTCTCGATGGTTTGGCGCATGCATTCAAAACGCCGCTGGCAACAATCCAGAGCGCAAGTTCAGGATTGCTGGAGATTAGCCGCCTTGAATATCCGGAGAGAGAACTCGTGTCCCTCATCGATGAACAGGCGACACGTTTAGCTAAGCTGACCGACCAGGTGCTGCGAACCGCTGAGTTAGATGAGGGGCAATTAAAGGTGGAACGCGAAAGGCTTTCGCTAGACCAATTGTTCCGGGATTGTAGAGCGCAAGTCGCCCATAGTTTGACGGATCATCCTCTACGGACCATCGACGAGACATGGGGAAGCTACGTGTGGGCAGACTTACGTTTGCTCGAAATGGCGCTTTTGCAAATGCTCGACAACGCTTCGAAATATGGAAGTCCCGGTTCGCCAATCACGCTCCGTGTGAGGTCGACCGACACGGAGGTCGTGTTCAACGTGCAGAACGAAGGATCTTTTATCGAGCCTGAAGAGAGGCTGCGGATTTTTCAGCGCTTTTATCGGTCCCCCGGGTCGCAACATAAGGCGCCAGGAACTGGCATCGGCCTTTCTGTCACCAAACGTATCGCTGAGGCGCACACCGGCAGAGTGTGGGTTGAATGCGAGTCAGAGGTAAGCACTACGTTCTCGTTCGCGCTACCTCTCATTAACAGGGAGGCCTGA
- a CDS encoding winged helix-turn-helix domain-containing protein — protein sequence MTPREFDALQLLMAHAGRPVMHARILAALRGPDNGNDRAYLRVLIGQLRKKLEDDPANPTYILTDSYIGYRFREP from the coding sequence TTGACGCCACGTGAATTCGATGCTCTTCAGCTTCTGATGGCGCATGCCGGTCGGCCGGTTATGCATGCTCGAATACTCGCGGCACTACGTGGCCCGGACAACGGAAATGATCGTGCGTACCTACGCGTCCTCATTGGCCAGCTTCGCAAGAAACTCGAAGACGATCCCGCGAATCCAACTTATATCCTGACAGATAGCTACATTGGATATCGCTTTCGCGAGCCGTAG
- a CDS encoding Ig-like domain-containing protein: MSSKAVSGHFSLYPLRRNFLAIAQSIIPFVLLALFAVPLEAQQPSTTALAITHNGTPTTSIAQGTVATLTATVSQAGSPVALGQVAFCDAAAPFCTDVHLLGTSQLTTSGNAVFSFIPAIGTHSYKAIFRGTNGLTASSSTVGTLTVTGTHPTTSTIASTGTPGAYTLNAIVSSSSGSPTGAVSFVDTTKEVPFWQSLPSRRPQPDQ, translated from the coding sequence ATGTCTTCAAAAGCTGTATCGGGTCATTTCTCTCTTTATCCCCTACGCCGCAACTTCCTCGCTATCGCACAATCGATTATCCCCTTCGTCCTGTTGGCTTTATTCGCCGTTCCTCTAGAGGCTCAGCAGCCATCGACAACGGCTCTCGCCATAACACACAACGGCACTCCGACGACAAGCATTGCGCAGGGAACCGTAGCGACTCTTACTGCCACTGTGAGTCAGGCGGGTTCTCCGGTTGCTCTCGGTCAGGTTGCATTTTGCGATGCAGCGGCCCCCTTCTGCACTGACGTCCATCTCCTGGGAACATCACAGCTGACAACTTCCGGCAACGCCGTGTTTAGCTTCATACCGGCAATTGGAACTCACAGCTACAAGGCGATCTTTCGTGGGACGAACGGTCTTACCGCCAGTTCATCTACCGTTGGTACCTTGACCGTCACTGGAACGCATCCGACGACCTCAACAATCGCATCGACCGGTACTCCCGGCGCTTACACGCTGAACGCTATAGTGTCATCCTCTAGCGGGTCGCCGACCGGCGCAGTCTCCTTCGTTGACACGACAAAGGAGGTGCCATTTTGGCAATCTCTACCCTCCAGACGGCCACAGCCGGACCAATAA
- a CDS encoding DUF305 domain-containing protein, with protein sequence MPDAMGKLGFDSVGRGNKSRTKATTLVGFCKWFSAVVLCSLPTCAAHGQQTQSSSAPVVVQPGAPGSPSKRLPPSTTGTVPRRSQADVEFMQGMIMHHGQAVVMTDLIPSHTENTEIRSLGARIGLSQADEMKFMKRWLRARGESVSMAMAGMPDMDKNGSPMAAMPGMLTPKQMDELRQAKGAEFDRLFLTGMIQHHNGALVMVKQLFDTPGAGQDAELFDFATDADNTQRAEIAIMQNMLKEKR encoded by the coding sequence ATGCCCGATGCAATGGGAAAACTTGGGTTCGATTCGGTCGGTCGTGGCAACAAGTCACGAACTAAGGCGACGACGTTGGTAGGGTTCTGTAAATGGTTCTCGGCTGTGGTGCTTTGCAGCTTGCCGACCTGTGCGGCTCATGGTCAGCAGACGCAATCGAGCTCCGCTCCGGTGGTGGTTCAGCCTGGGGCGCCGGGATCTCCGAGCAAGCGGCTGCCGCCTTCTACAACGGGGACGGTACCGCGACGGTCGCAGGCTGATGTTGAGTTCATGCAGGGCATGATCATGCACCATGGGCAGGCGGTCGTGATGACGGATCTAATTCCGTCCCACACGGAAAATACGGAGATTCGCTCTTTGGGGGCGCGGATCGGCCTCTCTCAGGCCGATGAGATGAAGTTCATGAAGCGCTGGCTGAGGGCGCGTGGGGAGTCCGTGAGTATGGCCATGGCTGGGATGCCGGATATGGATAAGAACGGTAGCCCGATGGCGGCCATGCCGGGCATGCTGACGCCGAAGCAGATGGATGAGCTGCGACAGGCTAAGGGCGCGGAGTTTGACAGACTGTTTTTGACGGGAATGATTCAGCATCACAACGGGGCGCTGGTGATGGTGAAGCAGTTGTTTGATACGCCCGGTGCGGGGCAGGATGCTGAGCTGTTCGACTTCGCTACCGACGCTGACAATACGCAAAGGGCCGAGATCGCAATTATGCAGAACATGTTGAAGGAGAAACGATGA
- a CDS encoding LVIVD repeat-containing protein, with translation MNRTQSLAFRLAGVAFGTALVCSSWGALLAQAPGAPAAPTAKAAAEEDEDPFVPQPAVPLPPGMTGSTTSDPRVGLKAGLYDAGETAMGMEHLAFVKKPEAFQLSATNPDDPAVQKSLDLLGVSNKGKIPKPMQLVIAQLAFSNSDFAFQGTHLFQGNFYGVNFYDISNPAKVSLITSLVCPGGQGDVSVYGNLLFMSVEMPNGRLDCGVQGFPPLPPPEPGHEKDHRIPTASPDRFRGVRVFDISDIKNPKQVAAVQTCRGSHTHTLVVDPNDKDNVYIYVSGTSFVRQSEELAGCSGEEKPDKDPNTSLFRIDVIKVPLAAPQQSKVVSSPRVFIDPRTGALNGLNNGGSHDKKAEKPADTNQCHDITVYSALGLAAGACSGNGILLDIKDPVHPKRVDAVNDPNYSYWHSASFSNDGTKVVFTDEWGGGLQPRCRPTDPNKWGADAIFNLKDDKLSFASYYKMPAAQTETENCVAHNGSLIPVPGRDIEVQAWYQGGISVMDFTDPAHAYEIAYFDRGPVDAKTLVLGGDWSAYWYNGYIYGSEIARGLDVFKLVPSKFLTQNEIDAARLVQVNELNVQNQQKIAWPSHLTVARAYVDQLGRSQALSTAQIADLNKAIERAQKSHLGKKDVAKLRGMAGSVETSASDAKDAKDAQRLHDLAHILENPTA, from the coding sequence ATGAACCGTACGCAGTCACTCGCTTTCCGTTTGGCCGGTGTGGCCTTTGGCACGGCTTTGGTGTGTTCCAGTTGGGGAGCTTTGCTGGCGCAGGCTCCGGGCGCTCCGGCTGCTCCGACCGCGAAGGCGGCTGCGGAGGAAGACGAAGATCCGTTTGTGCCGCAACCTGCTGTGCCGCTGCCGCCGGGAATGACGGGATCTACGACGAGCGATCCGCGCGTGGGGCTGAAGGCTGGACTCTACGATGCCGGTGAGACTGCGATGGGGATGGAGCATCTGGCGTTCGTGAAGAAGCCGGAGGCGTTTCAATTGTCGGCTACCAATCCGGACGATCCTGCGGTCCAGAAGAGTCTGGACTTGCTCGGCGTTAGCAACAAGGGCAAGATACCGAAGCCCATGCAGCTGGTGATTGCGCAGCTTGCTTTCTCAAACTCGGACTTTGCGTTTCAAGGAACGCATCTGTTCCAGGGCAACTTCTATGGCGTGAACTTCTACGACATCTCGAACCCCGCGAAGGTGTCGCTGATTACTTCGCTGGTGTGCCCGGGTGGGCAGGGCGACGTGTCGGTGTATGGGAACCTGCTGTTTATGTCGGTGGAGATGCCGAACGGGCGGCTGGATTGCGGAGTGCAGGGTTTTCCGCCGTTGCCGCCACCGGAGCCGGGGCATGAGAAGGACCACAGAATTCCGACGGCGAGTCCGGACCGCTTTCGCGGTGTGAGGGTTTTTGATATTTCGGATATTAAGAATCCGAAGCAGGTAGCCGCGGTGCAGACCTGCCGTGGGTCGCACACGCATACGCTGGTGGTGGATCCGAACGATAAGGACAACGTCTACATCTATGTTTCGGGAACTTCGTTTGTGCGGCAGAGTGAAGAGCTGGCAGGCTGCTCGGGGGAGGAGAAGCCAGATAAGGATCCGAATACATCGCTGTTTCGGATCGATGTGATCAAAGTGCCGCTTGCTGCGCCGCAGCAGTCTAAGGTGGTTTCGAGTCCGCGAGTGTTTATCGATCCGCGCACGGGTGCTTTGAACGGCCTGAATAACGGTGGAAGCCACGATAAGAAAGCAGAGAAGCCTGCGGACACCAACCAGTGCCATGACATCACGGTGTACTCGGCTTTGGGGCTTGCGGCTGGTGCGTGCTCGGGCAATGGCATTCTGCTTGATATTAAGGACCCCGTGCATCCGAAGCGCGTGGACGCGGTGAACGATCCGAACTATTCGTACTGGCACTCGGCGTCTTTCTCGAACGACGGAACGAAGGTGGTGTTTACCGATGAGTGGGGAGGCGGGTTGCAGCCACGCTGCCGTCCGACGGACCCCAACAAGTGGGGAGCGGATGCGATCTTCAATCTGAAGGACGACAAGCTGTCGTTCGCGAGCTACTACAAGATGCCAGCCGCTCAGACGGAGACGGAAAACTGCGTGGCTCACAATGGCTCGTTGATCCCAGTGCCCGGGCGTGATATCGAGGTGCAGGCGTGGTACCAGGGCGGCATCTCGGTGATGGACTTTACGGATCCGGCACATGCGTACGAGATCGCCTACTTTGATCGCGGGCCTGTCGATGCGAAGACACTGGTTTTGGGCGGGGATTGGTCTGCGTATTGGTACAACGGCTACATCTATGGGTCGGAGATCGCGCGCGGACTGGACGTGTTCAAGCTGGTTCCGAGCAAATTTCTGACTCAGAATGAAATTGATGCGGCGAGACTTGTTCAGGTCAACGAACTGAACGTACAAAACCAGCAGAAGATTGCGTGGCCATCTCATCTCACCGTTGCGCGAGCTTATGTGGATCAGTTAGGGCGTTCGCAGGCGCTGTCGACAGCACAGATTGCTGATTTGAATAAAGCAATCGAGCGGGCGCAGAAGTCACACCTTGGCAAGAAGGATGTGGCGAAACTTCGTGGCATGGCGGGGTCTGTGGAAACTAGCGCTTCTGATGCGAAAGACGCGAAGGATGCCCAGCGGCTGCATGATCTGGCTCACATCCTGGAGAATCCGACAGCCTAG
- a CDS encoding beta strand repeat-containing protein — translation MAISTLQTATAGPINFLSATSPTVSGVATTAGDFNHDGVVDLVTIDNLGNLTTGLGNGDGTFRELTPTQPFSYTYIESIATADFNSDGNLDLAVVGSSNNVTILLGHGDGTFSVAGTPATGQFPAAMTVADWNMDGIPDIAVANDRSNSVTILLGQGDGTFIAAPSPTTNGGPALIATGDFNGDGKPDFIVVTQTDYKATVFLGNGDGTFTAVAQTAASGFDVDTIAVADFNGDGKADFAFNVLDSVSIFLGNGDGTFTAGASIPTPLLNGFPSNLPTSMKVGDVNGDGIADLAFVSGNSNAVIGPTVLLGKGDGTFTLFGPFSGTYSDSLVVADFNGDGYSDLASLQGEEGNSTLGILLAQNTVTVSATANSISLTGVGTHQIEASYLGDSIFTPSTSATVELVARTVPPTLTLSAAPPSSSYGNQAVFTASLTPSGAPNPSTDGESVTFFNGATSLGSAPLASGTASFNFSSLPSGNATITAHYAGDTNFLAASSNAVSYNVGHATPVITWGAPLVITYGIPLSANSLHASASTPGAFVFTPASGTILLPGIQPVSVVFTPTDTVDYVSATSANTVTVTPAPLTVTGANVSRPYGSANPALTGTVTGLVNGDVVTASATTSAVASSVAGIYPVVPVAAGANLARYTVSSVNGTLTVTKAGSTTAITTSATSAVAGASITFTASVTPATSGTPTGSVAFMNGSAILGTAPLTGSSAAFTSNVLTTAGSYNITAVYSGDANFTGSVSSPLSQVITGPPDFSLTPSASTLTVQRGQTTTVGITITPTNGFNQPVTFSCVGLPSYATCSFSPITVTPAAGATVSTQLTLATTASTAMLREKPTNASPWGKTTSVALGFLICLSPVFGRIRSRKPLRLFTLLSAFLVIQLTGCASSANNNSGQSSQISVVASTGNSTGATQHAVALTITIAN, via the coding sequence TTGGCAATCTCTACCCTCCAGACGGCCACAGCCGGACCAATAAATTTCCTAAGTGCAACCAGCCCCACCGTGTCAGGAGTGGCAACGACAGCTGGCGATTTCAATCATGATGGCGTGGTCGACCTTGTAACAATTGATAACCTGGGCAATCTAACCACCGGTTTGGGTAACGGAGACGGCACCTTCCGTGAATTGACTCCCACACAACCCTTCTCCTACACCTACATAGAAAGCATCGCGACCGCCGACTTCAACTCCGACGGCAATCTCGATCTTGCCGTCGTCGGTAGCTCCAACAACGTGACGATCCTTTTGGGGCACGGAGATGGAACCTTTTCAGTTGCAGGAACACCCGCCACAGGTCAATTTCCCGCAGCGATGACCGTAGCCGATTGGAACATGGATGGCATACCCGACATCGCCGTCGCAAACGATAGAAGCAATAGTGTCACGATCCTGTTAGGGCAAGGGGATGGAACCTTTATAGCAGCGCCGAGCCCAACTACCAACGGCGGCCCAGCCCTGATCGCAACCGGCGACTTTAATGGCGACGGCAAGCCGGACTTCATCGTCGTAACCCAGACCGATTACAAAGCAACAGTGTTTCTCGGAAATGGAGACGGGACCTTTACTGCCGTTGCTCAAACCGCAGCCAGCGGTTTCGACGTGGACACGATTGCAGTAGCCGACTTCAACGGCGATGGTAAGGCGGACTTTGCCTTCAACGTTCTTGACAGCGTCTCTATCTTCCTCGGAAATGGGGATGGAACCTTCACCGCCGGAGCCAGTATTCCCACTCCGCTATTAAACGGTTTTCCCAGCAATCTTCCCACTTCTATGAAGGTCGGAGACGTAAACGGCGACGGCATTGCGGATCTTGCGTTTGTCTCCGGCAATAGCAACGCCGTCATCGGGCCAACGGTTTTGTTAGGAAAAGGAGATGGCACCTTCACACTCTTCGGTCCGTTCAGCGGGACTTATTCTGACTCGCTCGTTGTGGCGGATTTCAACGGTGATGGCTATTCGGATCTCGCCTCTCTCCAAGGAGAGGAGGGGAATTCGACGCTAGGCATTTTGTTGGCGCAGAACACAGTAACGGTGTCAGCCACGGCGAACAGCATCTCCCTTACCGGCGTAGGCACTCATCAGATCGAAGCAAGCTATTTGGGCGACAGCATCTTCACTCCGAGCACCTCTGCAACGGTAGAACTTGTGGCACGGACTGTCCCCCCAACGCTCACGCTGAGCGCAGCGCCGCCGAGCAGCTCCTACGGCAATCAGGCGGTGTTCACCGCTTCGCTCACTCCCTCGGGCGCCCCGAATCCGAGCACAGATGGTGAGTCTGTGACCTTCTTCAACGGCGCCACCAGCCTGGGGTCTGCACCGCTCGCCTCGGGAACCGCATCATTCAACTTCTCCTCTCTACCGTCTGGCAACGCCACAATTACTGCTCACTATGCCGGCGATACAAACTTCCTGGCGGCGTCAAGCAACGCCGTCTCGTACAACGTTGGCCACGCAACCCCTGTCATCACGTGGGGAGCCCCACTTGTAATAACGTATGGAATCCCTCTGTCGGCGAACAGCCTGCATGCCTCTGCATCGACTCCGGGTGCTTTCGTCTTCACACCGGCAAGTGGCACGATTTTGCTGCCTGGAATCCAACCGGTGTCAGTCGTCTTCACTCCAACGGATACAGTTGATTATGTATCCGCCACCAGCGCAAATACGGTTACAGTAACCCCCGCTCCGCTCACGGTAACCGGCGCAAACGTGTCGCGTCCCTACGGTTCTGCGAATCCCGCTCTGACAGGGACCGTCACCGGACTGGTGAACGGCGACGTCGTCACCGCAAGCGCGACTACCAGCGCCGTCGCCTCAAGCGTTGCAGGTATTTATCCAGTTGTTCCTGTTGCTGCCGGAGCGAACCTCGCCCGCTACACCGTCAGCTCCGTCAATGGCACGCTAACAGTCACCAAAGCCGGCAGCACAACCGCCATCACCACGTCGGCGACGTCCGCCGTCGCTGGTGCAAGCATCACCTTCACTGCGTCTGTCACTCCCGCTACTTCGGGAACCCCCACAGGTTCCGTCGCTTTCATGAACGGCTCCGCAATTCTCGGAACGGCGCCCTTAACCGGATCGAGTGCGGCCTTTACGAGCAATGTGCTTACAACCGCTGGAAGCTACAACATCACCGCCGTCTACTCAGGCGACGCCAACTTCACTGGCTCCGTGTCCTCGCCTCTCTCCCAGGTCATCACTGGCCCTCCAGACTTCTCACTCACACCAAGTGCCTCGACGTTGACCGTCCAACGTGGGCAGACTACCACTGTGGGTATAACGATCACACCGACGAACGGCTTCAACCAGCCGGTGACGTTCTCGTGTGTCGGGCTGCCATCTTACGCAACCTGCAGCTTCTCGCCAATCACCGTCACCCCGGCGGCCGGCGCAACCGTTAGCACTCAGCTAACCCTCGCGACGACAGCTTCAACCGCCATGCTGCGCGAAAAACCAACGAATGCTAGCCCCTGGGGCAAGACCACTTCCGTAGCCCTCGGGTTTCTCATCTGTCTATCCCCAGTCTTCGGTCGGATTCGCAGCAGAAAGCCCCTTCGGCTGTTTACCCTGCTTTCCGCGTTTCTCGTAATCCAACTTACCGGATGCGCGTCTTCCGCAAACAACAACTCCGGGCAATCCAGTCAGATTTCGGTCGTCGCTTCAACCGGAAATAGTACGGGCGCAACACAACACGCCGTAGCGCTAACCATCACCATTGCAAATTAG